The Nitrospirales bacterium genome includes a window with the following:
- a CDS encoding NADH-quinone oxidoreductase subunit N, with amino-acid sequence MTPSLVDLGVILPELLIIGAACLLLVLDPITPPAKKDALAWMSLGMLVLCSIVTLSGFDQRVTAFSELVVVDPYSTFWKLLLYLISGLTILLSMTYLKEEHIDLAEYYGFILLSLAGMMIMVSGADLLTMYLGIELMSISLYIMAGFKRFEAKSIEASAKYFILGSFSSGILLYGISLLYGISGSTKLTDISEAINGRGFDDPLVLMATTLLMVGFGFKVSAVPFHMWTPDVYQGAPTSVTAYIAVASKAASFAAFLRVLLEGFGGAKPNWHGMIIVVCLMTIALGNLVAIVQTNVKRMLAYSSIAHAGYALIGVVVAGSVANGDPIASQGVSSLMLYLVFYSFMTLGAFAIVGILRRGGLEGEELEDFTGLAKRHKGAAFLMMIFMVSLAGIPPTAGFMGKFYLFMAAVNAGMAWITVIGLIFAAISAFFYLRVVMVMYMRDPSDEQERHTHLAFSPTTSVVLACAIAGVLLLGIFPGPLASVTTSAVIPHP; translated from the coding sequence ATGACGCCTTCCCTTGTTGATCTTGGTGTGATCCTGCCTGAGCTTTTGATCATAGGCGCGGCCTGTCTTCTGCTCGTTCTGGATCCCATCACCCCTCCAGCGAAGAAAGATGCCCTTGCCTGGATGAGTCTTGGCATGTTGGTTCTCTGTTCCATCGTGACCCTGAGCGGCTTTGATCAACGAGTCACGGCGTTTAGTGAGTTGGTCGTCGTCGATCCCTATTCCACCTTCTGGAAGCTGCTGCTGTACCTCATCAGTGGGCTTACGATTCTTCTGTCAATGACCTACTTAAAAGAAGAGCATATCGATCTGGCTGAATATTATGGCTTTATCCTGCTTTCGTTGGCTGGGATGATGATCATGGTGTCGGGGGCCGATCTTCTCACGATGTATCTTGGCATCGAACTGATGTCGATTTCTTTGTATATCATGGCTGGGTTTAAGCGTTTCGAAGCGAAATCCATAGAGGCCTCCGCCAAGTATTTCATATTAGGATCGTTCTCGTCAGGGATTCTTTTGTACGGTATTTCATTGCTTTACGGGATTTCAGGGAGCACGAAGTTGACTGATATCTCTGAGGCCATCAATGGTCGAGGGTTTGATGATCCTCTGGTTCTCATGGCCACCACATTATTGATGGTCGGGTTTGGCTTTAAAGTGTCTGCCGTACCATTTCATATGTGGACACCTGATGTATATCAAGGAGCACCCACATCTGTGACGGCTTACATAGCTGTCGCGTCCAAGGCCGCCAGCTTCGCGGCTTTTCTGAGGGTCCTCCTCGAAGGATTTGGCGGGGCCAAGCCGAATTGGCATGGCATGATCATCGTCGTGTGCCTGATGACCATCGCGCTGGGCAATCTTGTCGCGATCGTCCAGACCAACGTAAAACGGATGCTGGCCTATTCCAGCATTGCCCATGCCGGATACGCCTTGATTGGGGTTGTCGTGGCTGGCTCTGTGGCCAATGGTGATCCGATCGCTTCGCAGGGAGTTTCAAGCCTCATGCTCTATTTAGTCTTCTATTCGTTCATGACGCTCGGTGCCTTCGCGATCGTGGGGATTTTACGACGAGGTGGTCTGGAGGGAGAAGAGCTCGAGGACTTTACCGGACTCGCGAAGCGTCACAAGGGCGCGGCATTTCTTATGATGATTTTTATGGTATCGCTGGCCGGTATTCCTCCCACCGCCGGCTTCATGGGGAAATTCTACCTCTTTATGGCTGCGGTCAATGCTGGCATGGCTTGGATCACGGTGATCGGCCTGATTTTTGCCGCTATTTCTGCGTTTTTCTATCTGCGCGTCGTCATGGTCATGTACATGCGTGATCCCTCAGACGAGCAAGAACGTCATACTCATCTGGCGTTTTCGCCGACAACTTCGGTTGTTCTGGCTTGTGCGATTGCCGGGGTATTGTTATTGGGAATATTTCCCGGACCTCTTGCCTCTGTCACTACGTCTGCCGTGATTCCTCACCCGTAA